One Oscillospiraceae bacterium genomic window, TGTATAAAGTAATCTTTGCCGATGGCGATGTCGGTGAATACCTCATCGTCGGGCAGCCATCGGATTCTCGAGCCGGTGTGGTTATATTCGCATTTTTTACGCTTGAGCCCGCCGACGTTTTCGCCGCGCTCGAAGTGCAGCGTATATTCATATTCATCGCGGTGGATGATAACATCCATCCACCGGGAGGCATACTGAGTCGCGGCAAGTCCCAGGCCGTTCAGACCGAGAGCGAACCCGTATCTTCCGCCGTCTTCGTTTTGATATTTGCCGCCCGCATAGAGTTCGCAGAACAGAAGTTCCCAATTGTAACGTTCTTCTTTTTTATTGAATTCGACCGGTATTCCGCCCGCAAAGTCCTCGATCTCAATCGAGCCGTCGGAATGCCGGGTGACATAAATCTTGCTGCCCCTGCCCTCTCTGGCCTCGTCGATCGAATTCGAAAGGATCTCGAATACCGCGTGTTCGCAGCCCTCGATTCCATCCGAACCGAAAATGACGCCCGGGCGTTTACGGACTCTGTCCGCGCCTTTTAACGAAGAAATGTTTTCGGTTGAATTCTTCTCTGTCTTCGGCATCTGAGCCCTCCGCTCGTCTTTATCTATCAACGATATCTGAATATTGATGTATTTTTATTTTTGAATGCTACAAACCGAATCGGGCTTATTTTTCAACTGCCCCGTGATCCCTGAAGTCAACAAAAAACGTTTCTCTTAATAATCGCTTAAATAGATGATTTTCCCGGACAGATCCACTCCTGCGACCATGTATTTCATCGAACTTTTCGCAGGCAGAGCCCCGATTACTTCCGCGGCGGGAATATCAGCATTAAATATGATTCTGTAAAGGATCATGCGGCTGTATCCGCTTTCGGTGTGATAAGCCTTTAATAACAGATTCCCGTCGGGATATAAAAACAGTTCATACGTGTTATTTTCCGTCGTACCGGTAATCGGAATATAGCGGTTTTCTGCCGGCTGCGTCAAAATGGTGCTCTTCAACGAATATTTCCCCTGCGTACTGGGTGTATAGAGGTTGACGCTCATGCTTGTCCACCACGCGGAATAGGGATCCATCGTTATGCCGTATATCCAACCGCCCCGTATGATGCCGGTACGCAGCGTCTGCGGAAGAGAAACAGTGCTGCCGGAAGAAGTGTTGACCACGATCCAGCATGTGCTCGGTTCTTCCGAATCCGGTGTAAACAAGGCTGAATATAACGCGGCATTTCCGGAAGAATCGATTTGTATCGCTTGAATCAGCGGCGCGCCGGAACTGATGTCCACCGGAGAATACAGCCCGTCTTTGGCATAAAAAGTTTTTGCGGTGCGGCCCAGATTATCGATGACGGCGATCATGAGTTTGGTCTTGTACAGGTCGGACAGCTCGCCCGCCCCGGGAATCTTTTCGGCGATCGAAGCGATATATTGATCGGTATTTCGGTCATAAGTCATTCCGGTAATGATGTATTTTCCGTCGGGATCGTTTGCCACAAGCGATGTGATCTCAAAGTATTTATCGACAGAAGAGAAATCAACCGCTGAGAAAAACATAATCTGCCTGTTAGCGGTAAAGAGCAAATCGTTTCCCGCCCAACAAACGGTATCAAGCGCGAACATCGGCGTGGACGAAATCGTTTTTACCCCTGTCGCCATATCAAGAATCACGCCGAAACAGTGGTCGCTGCCGCCCGCGTCGGTACCTGCCTTTTTATAGAGAAACAATTTCGTACTATCGGGTGAAAGCGGTCCGGCTACATATTTTTCTCCGGCAGGAAATTCAGCTGAAGTGACGGTGGCGCCTGCCGAATCGGTGGCATAGACACGCTGGATGTTGGTGCTCTCGTTATATTGAACAAAAAATTCGCCCAAAGCCTCCATGGACGCCGCCTGAACCGTCGGGTCCACCGAAGCGAACGCATAGCTCGTTTGATCAATCGTTCTTGAAGTATCGGAAATCGGAACATATTCTTCGCCGGAGTCGATGACCCGGCCGCAAGCCGCCGTCAAGACGAGAACCGTCAGCAGGGACGCACAACCGTACTTTACCCAATCCCTTCTGCACTTCATGGAGTAACCTCCCAAAAAACGTTTAGGCATATCAATGCCTTTGTTATCAATGGCACTCAAAACGCCGGTTTCATAATATCATAATACCCAAAAAAATTCAAGCGTCTGCGTCCCGCCTCGACTCCGCGTGAAACAGAATTGTCAAATGTTGTTCGTTTGCAATCCCATTATGTTTATGTTATAATAGGAACAATTTTGGGCAGGATTTCCGGTCGGAATATCCGCCGGACGCTTCCCCAAAAACATATTCGGAGCGAAAACTTCATGAGAAAAATCAAAATCGCGCCTTCAATTCTCTCCGCCGATTTTTCCGCGCTCGAAGCCGACTGCAACTCGGTACTCGAAAGCGGTGCGGATCTGCTCCATGTGGACGTCATGGACGGCCACTTTGTTCCGAACATCAGTTTTGCGTTTCCGGTCATCGCCTCGATGCGCAGACGAAGCGATGCTTTTTTCGATGTCCACATCATGATCAGCGAGCCGCAGAAATATATCGGCAGATTCGCCGAAGCCGGAGCCGACGGAATTACGTTTCACCTCGAAGCCGACGGCAACCCGTTTATCACCGCAGATATGATCCGCAAAACCGGAAAGACCGTCGGTGTCTCCGTCAAGCCGGGAACGCCCGCAGAATCGGTTTATCCGCTGCTTCCGGTTGTCGACCTTGTGCTTGTCATGACCGTTGAGCCCGGATTCGGCGGGCAGAGTTTTATGGAAGAGATGCTTCCGAAGATCGGGGCGATCCGGAAAGAAGCCGACCGAATCGGCAAAAAAGACCTCATTGTTGAAGTGGACGGCGGAATCGACGATAAAACGGCTCCGCTCGTCATTCAGGCCGGAGCTGATCAACTCGTCGCCGGATCATTTGTTTTTCAGGCGAAAGACCGAAAAAAAGCGATCTCTTCTCTCAGATCGTAACGGCCGAAAGAAAAGATCGTTTTTAAGTACAGCGGTACCTTGTGATTTTATCGCTGCGGCCTCAGCAGTTTGCCGAATACGTCCCCGTCCGCAATCAACAGGAAATCGGAAAAACAAATGCTCTCATCGAGGTCTTTACGCAGCACGGCGAATTCGGACACGGTATCCGTAACATTTTCTTTTTGTTCCTCCATCGTCAGGAAAAA contains:
- the rpe gene encoding ribulose-phosphate 3-epimerase — translated: MRKIKIAPSILSADFSALEADCNSVLESGADLLHVDVMDGHFVPNISFAFPVIASMRRRSDAFFDVHIMISEPQKYIGRFAEAGADGITFHLEADGNPFITADMIRKTGKTVGVSVKPGTPAESVYPLLPVVDLVLVMTVEPGFGGQSFMEEMLPKIGAIRKEADRIGKKDLIVEVDGGIDDKTAPLVIQAGADQLVAGSFVFQAKDRKKAISSLRS